In the Pirellulales bacterium genome, one interval contains:
- a CDS encoding trypsin-like peptidase domain-containing protein: MSENKRTEWYCEVLGEVLGPMGSKQLQEMVRRKELSPHDQVRRSGSNKWLPAGEIRGLFSQPAAAAAKPKEATAVDRPTAKPVTPEISEAATEPETAVGWRVIVLAGCGCAAVALALLLWFGRGNEQLRAATSGKEKRELAELREKVRQLKAQEAADTAKAADSSPTEPATVPIGDNAAEASSAEEDAPTPPGSSDPPAAENPAETKSATGLELPVLVKLVEPSVVTIEKRRLDGTLATGSGFLTGSHGLVATNFHVANEAVDIKVLLVGGSVYSATGFVAASAEHDLAVLHVPDLPPDLARLELASDVEKGERVAAFGSPQGLIASVSDGVVSSVRTGHEIAASGLLETAEIYTAAGYALDARWIHSTATIDHGNSGGPLVNYRGRVVGVNTWAPKDATGYYFAISSEHLAELLASAPAQPSPLEHFPHRPRPNVPAQAPPARDEEGEIAIRIEQRRRLLQSIYEQRLTLLQRYENLQSKVYDIRNQGEAAKANLTGVEGRMLAVNSSLSEADAQLLQHRRRDENFEANQVQSEMRNLQLQLQALQAEHASLTQRIAELLRRHAEALAAERELLLECNQLRHEWLTAVGYYLALTHQEIDAVLMILNEWAVLDTANPMPYVNRGLIKWHRGDLDAALLDLQHAVDLAGVDLTSSLAARGAVRVMLGDERGGMRDFGQALKVNERDADIYWLRARVYQSQGRYPLAERDIKTGLRLAADHRELLRMQALLLAACPQARFRNGTKAIVAARKLLEVTGEQDWQSVAILAAAHAEAGDFQQAAALAEQAADLTFAELRAHCLTMRDAFLREQTLDKIDW; encoded by the coding sequence CCGGATCAAACAAGTGGCTTCCCGCTGGAGAGATTCGCGGACTCTTTTCTCAGCCGGCGGCCGCGGCAGCCAAGCCGAAGGAGGCAACCGCTGTCGATCGTCCCACGGCCAAACCGGTAACACCGGAGATTTCTGAAGCGGCGACGGAACCAGAAACTGCTGTGGGCTGGCGTGTGATCGTTTTGGCCGGTTGCGGCTGTGCGGCCGTCGCCTTGGCGCTGTTGTTGTGGTTTGGTCGGGGAAATGAACAACTCCGCGCCGCCACGAGTGGTAAGGAGAAGCGGGAGCTGGCCGAGTTGCGGGAAAAAGTCCGGCAGCTGAAAGCTCAAGAAGCCGCGGACACAGCGAAAGCGGCCGATTCATCCCCCACCGAACCGGCAACGGTTCCCATCGGCGACAACGCGGCAGAGGCTTCCTCGGCCGAAGAAGACGCGCCCACTCCTCCGGGAAGCTCCGACCCTCCAGCTGCTGAGAATCCGGCCGAAACAAAGTCGGCCACTGGCCTCGAACTCCCCGTGTTGGTGAAGCTCGTGGAACCTTCGGTCGTCACGATCGAAAAACGGCGTTTGGACGGAACTCTAGCTACCGGCAGTGGTTTTTTGACGGGTAGTCATGGGTTGGTCGCAACCAACTTTCACGTTGCTAATGAGGCCGTGGACATCAAGGTCCTGCTAGTGGGCGGCTCCGTTTATTCAGCAACCGGTTTCGTCGCCGCCAGCGCCGAGCATGACCTGGCCGTGCTACACGTGCCCGACCTCCCCCCAGACCTTGCGCGGTTGGAATTAGCCTCGGACGTTGAAAAGGGGGAGCGCGTGGCCGCGTTCGGGAGTCCTCAGGGGTTGATTGCCTCCGTTTCGGATGGCGTCGTCAGCAGCGTGCGAACTGGTCATGAAATTGCGGCATCTGGTCTTCTCGAAACCGCCGAAATCTACACCGCCGCGGGTTACGCTCTCGATGCCCGCTGGATTCACTCGACCGCAACCATTGACCACGGCAACAGCGGCGGACCGCTGGTCAATTACCGTGGACGAGTCGTTGGCGTGAACACATGGGCCCCTAAGGATGCTACGGGCTACTACTTTGCCATCAGTTCGGAACACCTAGCTGAACTACTCGCATCGGCCCCCGCCCAACCGAGCCCGCTCGAACACTTCCCCCATCGTCCCCGGCCCAATGTGCCGGCCCAGGCGCCCCCGGCCCGCGATGAAGAGGGGGAGATTGCCATTCGCATCGAGCAGCGGCGACGGTTGCTGCAAAGCATCTACGAACAGCGACTCACACTGTTGCAGCGGTACGAGAATTTGCAGTCGAAAGTGTACGACATCCGCAACCAAGGCGAAGCCGCCAAGGCCAACCTAACGGGCGTCGAAGGGAGAATGCTGGCCGTCAACAGCTCGCTAAGCGAAGCCGACGCCCAGCTGCTCCAACATCGTCGTCGAGACGAAAACTTCGAGGCGAACCAAGTGCAGTCGGAGATGCGGAACCTACAGCTCCAATTACAAGCCCTTCAGGCCGAACATGCCAGTCTCACCCAACGCATCGCTGAATTGTTACGCCGCCACGCCGAAGCCCTCGCCGCGGAACGCGAACTCTTACTCGAATGTAACCAGCTACGGCACGAATGGCTCACTGCCGTCGGCTACTACTTGGCGCTGACGCATCAAGAGATTGATGCTGTCCTAATGATCCTCAACGAGTGGGCGGTCTTGGACACTGCCAACCCAATGCCGTACGTCAACCGCGGTCTTATTAAATGGCATCGCGGTGACCTGGACGCAGCCCTTCTCGATTTGCAACACGCTGTCGATTTAGCCGGCGTTGACTTAACTTCGTCGCTTGCCGCCCGCGGTGCAGTACGCGTCATGCTGGGAGATGAGCGAGGCGGAATGAGGGACTTCGGCCAGGCGCTGAAGGTCAATGAGCGAGACGCCGATATCTATTGGCTGCGGGCGCGTGTCTACCAATCTCAAGGCCGGTACCCGCTGGCTGAACGGGACATCAAAACTGGTCTGCGGTTAGCTGCCGACCATCGTGAGTTGCTACGAATGCAAGCGTTGCTGCTGGCCGCTTGCCCGCAGGCGCGGTTTCGCAATGGCACGAAGGCCATCGTGGCCGCCCGAAAGCTGCTCGAAGTCACTGGCGAGCAGGACTGGCAATCCGTCGCGATCCTAGCCGCCGCCCACGCGGAAGCCGGCGACTTCCAACAGGCGGCGGCACTCGCCGAACAGGCGGCCGACTTGACGTTCGCCGAATTGCGAGCACACTGCTTGACGATGCGGGACGCTTTCCTCCGAGAGCAGACCCTCGACAAGATCGATTGGTAA
- a CDS encoding HIT family protein, whose protein sequence is MNGCVFCNPHGDRVFLENELAVALWDAFPVTAMHALVVPRRHTEDYFSLTAEELLACNDLLRKARELVQVSDPAVEGFNLGANIGDAAGQTIFHCHIHLIPRRRGDVDNPRGGVRHLIPGKGAY, encoded by the coding sequence GTGAACGGCTGTGTCTTCTGCAACCCTCATGGGGACAGGGTGTTCCTGGAGAACGAACTCGCCGTCGCATTGTGGGATGCGTTCCCTGTCACCGCGATGCACGCGCTGGTTGTCCCGCGCCGACACACCGAGGACTACTTTTCACTTACCGCTGAGGAGTTGCTCGCCTGCAACGATTTGCTTCGGAAGGCACGTGAACTCGTCCAGGTAAGTGATCCCGCAGTAGAAGGATTCAACCTCGGCGCGAACATCGGCGATGCAGCAGGCCAAACCATCTTCCATTGCCACATCCACCTAATCCCCCGCCGTCGCGGTGACGTCGACAATCCCCGTGGCGGTGTTCGTCACCTGATCCCGGGCAAGGGAGCCTATTGA